GTTGCGGTTGCCGAAGCCGTCGTCTTGGTAGCGGTCGGCCCAGGGATCGGTTTGCCATTCAGTTCCGTCGATCAGGAACATGTACCCGTATACGCCGGGGCGTATGGCGACACGCGCAGTCCAGAGGCCGTCCTCGTTTTGATCGGTAAGCGTGACCGACGCCTCCCAATCTGAGAAGTCACCGGCGAGGGACACCGACGTGGCCCCAGGAGCCTCCAGCACGAACTGGACGTATACGACCGGTTCGGCGCCGCCGGCAGCCGTCGCGACGCCTGGCGTTTGGCGAGCGACCTCCGGTGCGGCCTGGGGCAGGAGAAGCACGACGGCAAACGCCGCGACCACCAGCGCCGTCGCTAGCGGCGACACGCGCACGGGCGTCGGGTTCATGAGCCACTG
The genomic region above belongs to Gemmatimonadota bacterium and contains:
- a CDS encoding isoamylase early set domain-containing protein, whose product is MTDDLDRYLDGDVGANALDATTRADAEAWNRMVESFRTTAPRALAPAWLEQKVMGDIEALPRPGALARALQWLMNPTPVRVSPLATALVVAAFAVVLLLPQAAPEVARQTPGVATAAGGAEPVVYVQFVLEAPGATSVSLAGDFSDWEASVTLTDQNEDGLWTARVAIRPGVYGYMFLIDGTEWQTDPWADRYQDDGFGNRNAVLAVAASE